In a genomic window of Helianthus annuus cultivar XRQ/B chromosome 10, HanXRQr2.0-SUNRISE, whole genome shotgun sequence:
- the LOC110880947 gene encoding cellular nucleic acid-binding protein homolog has product MADSSGAHRHPFDEDNNARLNLTGTELQAMLDTAIKKVVDRVLKDHKRRCDNTPNKDFKKGRVGSNQSKPNEAKPKCKTCGKQHFGKCFREQNIGCGICMETDHKTHECKNLKDATCYGCGEKGHIKTRCQKKATKGKGTLDSQAKPCGICNKEGHKTLECQDIKDATCYGYNEIGYIKTNCPNKTKKPEEAKKRNA; this is encoded by the coding sequence atggctgactcATCTGGAGCTCACAGACATCCATTTGATGAGGATAATAACGCAAGATTGAACTTAACGGGCACCGAGTTACAGGCTATGTTAGATACAGCCATAAAAAAAGTCGTGGACCGAGTATTGAAGGATCATAAGCGAAGGTGCGATAATACCCCAAATAAGGATTTCAAAAAGGGTAGGGTCGGTTCAAACCAGTCCAAGCCAAATGAGGCAAAACCCAAATGTAAAACCTGCGGGAAACAGCACTTCGGAAAATGTTTCCGTGAACAGAACATAGGATGTGGTATCTGTATGGAGACAGATCACAAGACTCATGAATGCAAGAACTTGAAAGATGCCACATGCTATGGTTGTGGCGAGAAAGGACATATAAAGACTCGCTGCCAAAAGAAGGCGACTAAAGGGAAAGGCACTTTAGATTCACAAGCTAAACCTTGTGGAATTTGTAATAAAGAAGGGCACAAAACTTTGGAGTGCCAAgacataaaggacgcaacctgctatggttacAACGAAATAGGGTACATCAAAACTAATTgcccaaataaaaccaagaagcctgaagaagcTAAGAAAAGAAATGCCTGA